The DNA sequence TGTTATTACTGTTCTTATTAGTTCGTATTTATGATTCTCtttattatctatttttatactccatttttattacttaactctgataccaattttggGGGTCCATTCTTTAATAGGTTAATTCTTtcataatacattttttctaaaggaattaatctgataatttcttttatgttttctagTATATTCTATGTATTGTATGTCGTGGGTTTGTTGGAATGCttctataatttcttttattaaattacttaataaagtaatatttattatagtttgttgctaatattctaaatattcttgatttatcattAATCTGAATATTGGATTTCTAAATcacttaatttaaattttaacatttcAATTTCTATTCTATCTATCTCAAATTCATACCATACCTGGTtcattaattctttttctttttcttcaaatattttattccatattaTCTTTCTTagatcaataatttttatatctttaagtatatacaAGATTAATGTTTTATATGCTAGTATCATTTCGTCATGTAAATATGacataataatttcaaaatataattccCTTATATCATAGTCTTGAcgaatattattcatattagattactataaactagattattttcaacatgttttcctgtcactgtTAACAACGTACTTTCAAAAGTATTCTCTTCCTAACAGCGCCTCAACTATGTTTACTCCCCTCATGGCTTCTCATTCCTATGGTTTCAACTTTAGGATGGCATAGTCTGGAAGGTTTCCTTTTTTTCCTCATGTTAACAAACTAGAAATCATCTGACAATAATTCtagtatataataactaatataaatctATTCTATCATTactatgatattcaggaattaaTAGATTTAGTTGTGCATAATCATAAATGTAAATACCTGTGTAGTATCTGCACTGTTTTGATCCATAGTTTAACTGAAActtagatttttatttgagagattatttgtttacaaaaggGCTGTGCTTTCCGTGTAGAAAGTCTTGCCTATTTATGCCATAATGGCTAtctatttatacaaaaataagtaACCTTACTATAGTTACTTTTCTATACCATGATTACTTTACATCTATAGTTACTACTACTTTACATAAATTTCCACTAACTTCTAGTAATGTACACACGTTACATATTTATTCCCACTAACTTTTCTTTCCACTAGCTTTTCCTATTAGGACAAACAACTTTTCCTCCTTTGCTGATTTCTATCCTTTCTTTAgctttttctttatcttgtcGGCTTTTGTTGTTCCTACTCCAGCTGTACGTCTGGGATTACATTATCTTCTCCTTGGCATTTAGAACATTGATGATCCAGATATTTGTTTCCGATAGTTTTACAATATCTTGTCATTATTTCCGATGAGATAAAGTTCTTTCATATAGCTCTTGTAGTTGGCTGTTGCTCAGGTTTTAGTAGACTTAGTGCCCATTGCCTGAGTTCTTCCATATCTGCTGCTCTAATTTCTcgacaatttgaatatatcattgttTGCTCTCttgaataataactccatattgAATTTTCGTTTAAATAATTAGATGTTAACTCATTTAAGATAGTAGCTATTCCAATAATTCGTTTTCCTGCATAGAATGCTGGTATCTCCATTTTTTGTATTTCGTCTTGTTCTTCTATCTTTTCCGGTATGATCATTTCTCTTGTTAAtccaatttttataacttgtatAATTGgcttaatttcatcataaagtATCTCAGCTGGTGCTGGATAGAATCTTATATAGAAAAGGGTTCCCTTAGTTATTCTTTTGTAGTGcatgaatgctttgtgtagctcCGGTATCGTAGCTATTTCATCTCCTGTCTGGGTATATACTGTGTTCAATAATCCATAGTTATAGCAAGTTACCACTAGATTTGCATTTGTCTTAggtaaaacaattaatttattgtatCCTTGTAGAGTTTGGGTAATATAATCTTCGTGTGGATTTTGGGTAGTTTTAGATCTTGGATTTTTGTCCAAAAAGGTTtgtattttgtggatgttttCTATATAGGCTCTGgttatatgattataaattttcttGTCCTGTCCTAAGCTGTCTTTGTAGGTATTTACTTGTGGTGGTACAAATAAGGGGTTTTGATTTCTGGATACAAATGGTTTCTCAAATATCTTGTTCATATTTGTATTAacatatcttttttcttcttttgtagaTGATGTGCTACCTGTAGCTGCATGTAACAAATTGTTTGTTTGAGTTTTTCGGTGTTTCCCATCGTCACCTTCTAGCTCTGGAGTTTTTAAGTCTTTcgatcgacttagctccgcatGTTTATTGTCATGCTGCTGACCTTTCATTTGTTGTATCTCTTTGTCAAGGCTATCTACTTTTGTACAAAGTAATGTCATagcattgaatattttttcaagaGTATTTTCTTGGTCTAGATCCGTCtgtgtagctttgtcttgaaatgtaatctgcaataacatttttGTTAGTACTTATtacttctattgtaaatgtaaaattttgtatatttaatacTAGTCTCCGTATTTCTTTGGTTGTTACTGAATCTTGTATCTTCCTTGTGATCCACCATTTTACCtgcgtattatctgttcttacaataaacttattatatactatatatggttcaaaagctaataaacatttatatagtgaatataactcttttctatttatttcccatcttatttCGGGATTTGTTAATGTCCCTGAGTAATaactacaatgatgttctattttttctttatcgtaTTTATACTTTAGTACTCCTCCACAACTTATTTCgcttgcatctgattctactatgtatataaactttttattttcatctggaaaatataatttgggtaatttcttacataatgattttattttttgtatttgttcttgatcttttttatcaaaataatattctacaTCTTGCTTCAATTTTTGTGCAAAGGTTTTAGATTTTCTGCTAAATTAGGTATATATTCTGTTACCTGGTTTACtaatcctaaaaatgattgtagtttctttttcgtatctatttgttcttcagaatttattattttttgtactatatggttttgcatttttataccattcttatctatttgtattcctaaaaattcaatttgatttttcattatttctgcCTTTTTCTTACTTAAACTTATTCCTGAATAtgttataatatgtataaatttttctaataatcgtATATGATCTTCTTCTGTTCGTGAATATAACAATATATCATCTATGTatactatacaattttctagttggttaaaataattatccATGAAATGTTGGTATCTTCCTGGTGCATTCTTATATCTAAAAGGTAGTACGTTCcattcatagaatccttgtggtactgtaaaagctgttaattttttagattcttcttctagatttagatgataaaatcctgatttacaatcaaatttactaaaataattatatccttgtatttgtcttacttttaatACTTTGTTAGGTatggggtaattatatgtttttgttcttgcatttaaatttctatagtcAATAACCATACGACTTTTACCTCTTTTTTGTTCGCTGTGTTTATTTACTATGAATGCTGGACTTGTATGTTTGCTAttactttcttgtatatatttgttttctaataattcttttatgtgcattttaaattcttttagatcctcaaaattgtattttaatggtttttgggttattatactattttcatcaattagttcaatttttatctttgttttatgATTTTCCCATCCTTTTAagggatcttcactatataacatatctaatttttcttgaattaattttaatttatctattgaaaatattattaattctatattgtgggtattttctttaacattttctaatttttgagtgattttttcacttcctttaatCCATGGTGTAGACTTTCTGTTTTTATTacttactctttttgctcctattttttgctTACATGGTGTGGTTAACcaccaatgtgtttttgttattacatGGGTATATAGTTTTTCTAGAAATAGCATCCCTAAAAGCATGTCTTTATTTATgaattcataactatatatatcttctatagttaatattttatcccatatttgcaactttatattttttgctttatatgttatcatacttccttcattattaaatcctgtgacgactataggtgtttttagtTTATCCCATTTTTCATCTGGTAGACAATTATGTTTACACATGTTTGTTTCTGCTCCTCTATCTATCATTGGAGTGTAGTATCTGTTGTAGTaattttctactattatttttgcaagtatataaattttcataatgCTCTTTTTACTatgatctttttatttttataagttattGTTAATTGggtattttctaaattatatggtttcatttcttctaaccattttattgcTAATAGTATATTATCTTCCTGATATATTTTAAAgtctattaatattattattcctcctatgattatttctttttgagttgtttcttcTATATGTAACAATTCTTTTGGTAATTTTGGGCATACTTGTTCTTTAgaggttatttcttcttctgaTACTAATTCTCTtggtatataattttcttcttgtccagtatttattataatgatatgttttctttgttctattattcCAGTTATATAGTAGTGATatggttcaatttcttttattctgtcacgacccaaaaatggacgtgatggcactcgtcttagcccatcaagacaagtcagcctaaaactcaaccattacaataaaatgcgaaattttttataataaattcaaatatatccccaaaatctggttgtcacgtgtacaagcctctaaagtattacaattgaatcaaaaggaaaatacaagtctcatatgatattgtttctagagtagaacaaaatcataaacaggagtaagaagaatcgctgagaagacaaacaactacctcacaaatctcccagaagcctcggaaaagaagagaataacaagtaccacaaaaatccaggctcgtaacctacaaaaatttgtagaagcaaggggtgaatACCAAACCACACgatactcagcaagtaaacctctaaacacgagctaaggggatagaatacaaatactccttacaccccaaccgaaccttcacaaATACAATCTGtgtaaaaccagcccaacctaatagttcacaatttacaaagcacatagctcaaaacaacactctaacaatttcatatcctcaacaacaacaatagtttcatatcctcaacaacaacactctaacaattgcatatcttcaatAACAAGCTCcatattcatcagtcacaagttccatagaaaggcactcacaagatcaacaacacacaaaatcaagttcaccaataataaatgagtgcaatgcaatgtcaagtatagtgatgcatgtctgacctaatgatacacacccgctgtctctcagttcgggacccatgggggacatatctgtccatgaatccatcgcggcgcgcgatacgaccctcgataatagtaaccatcgcggcgtgcgatacgtccctcgaaatatagtatacgtcgcggcgcgcgacacgtccctcgaaatatagtatccatcgcggcgcgcgatacgtccctcgaaatggtatatcctctttattttcttattctttctcaatgcacataacacttgtcataaccatgtctcagaacaatgcaaatgacgtgttcacacaaataatgaagagatgaccattttcataacattgcacaattcacaacaacacaatcaggatacaacatcaacaatgattcaacaagcctttcaaacaattctcaacacatcacacaaataattgatcacattgccttttattatccctttctcatcattagaattaatcaatgtggacaagtcaacccatcaccaagcctcattaccctaaacacatattacaaggaaatacatgaattccatacacttaacaagggtttagaaatccacttgcctcaaataatcgaACAATCTCTCcgggacttgagccttcccttttcgttgtACTTttaactcaaagcaatctattcacattaataatcataataagattttgaaactaacaacaccaTATTACTATAGGTCTAACTTAGACCCAAAATCCATCCGAATTTATAATCCAACTCCCAATTTTGATGCCAATTAACAtttcaattatcatattttccaaGTTTCATGCCTAGGGTTAAGTTCCAATTTCTCCAAATAATACCATcctaataattttcatataatataatatacttaATAATTAACTACCTATCTCATTatatcaaacttaaattatatgatgataataaaataagaattatCAATTTTGCGAACCACTGGTTACGAAACCAGTGGTAAGAATCGCATGAAGCCAATACATAAATTCCTCACCTGTAGGTTTCTACTTATAATATTATAGTATATAATGATTACCATCATTGACCCTCAGAAAATTTTGTCCCCACCAAAGTGACACAGTAACACCGTTACTTTTTCCAAGAACCatttaattcttaatttattatgtCAATATGAATTCTCCAGTAAATATTCAACATCCTGATTGAATCTAATTTACTATCTATTAAACAATTAAGGACTGGGAATTTACCTCGAGTGCAGTCGTTCTAGGTTGGCTCCGTATGTTAACTTCCGCCTATTCTGTTTTTCTTTTCCCAAATTGTGATATAATTACAAAGTTAAATACCACTAACTTAAATCAATTTATATGGGTTTAGTGATAAAAGGGGTATTAGATAAATTATAGGCTTAACCTATTAATTATATTAGGCAAATattcaaaattaccaaaaatgaccttccgggtcattacattatccaccactaaaactcatgttcgtcctcgaacataaggaAGGAGAAGGAAGAATAACCGATGTTACCAAAAAGTCTAAGTTATGACTCTACCAGTCAGTGTTCATCTTTCTAAGTGAGCTCCTCCTTAAGACTATTCCATCAAGATCAACTACAAGAACTAAACTTTCAaatcaaactttggaagatctACAAATCAAGAGGTATTACCAAACCACAGACTAACACAATAACCAGGACGAATCCTTTCTCACGTAGCCACGATAAAATTCTGAATCAATACTTGGTACAACCagaagtgaacctgaaccaatCATCACACACTCATAGTGCACAAACCATCACAGGTCTTATCAAAATTCCCTTCCCACAACATAATCTTCCcacgagcttaagttataaaaaaaatggatatgTAGACAATGAGTACTCATCCAGGGAGAAACAAACTTAGTTGAcccaaagaagaaaatgatcaagtaaacacccaacaagcgTTACGCTTCAAAATGCAGAACCTCTAACAACACTCTTAGACAATAACTCTTCATAGTAGCTCTTATATGagttctcataagcaaggttgTGTGTGTAGAACTACTTGTATACTTCAAATATCCCAACAAAACCAAATGTTTCATAACTAAAATGACCAAATCTGCCCAAAGATGCCACCCTACCAGGAGGACAATCACAGGATCGGtacactcgatccaccactagtGATTCACCCATAGATGTGGAAACATGCCTGGCATAAGTAGTGaatcaaacttcaaataatGTCTAGAACGAAGAaggtggtcacataagaatgtaTGGAACTAAAGTCGGATAACATAAGATACTCCCTCCATAGTGACCATATCAAATATTTACATCCATCTAACTCCATCTCCTTGATTTTTAGCCACCCACAATCAATTAGTCTAGTCCCCAATACAATTAGTCTAGTCCCCATTACAATCGTAAACATACTCGATTCATTGAACCCCACATACTTCTCACAGTACTCCACTAAAGCCAACACTCTTACTACTAACAAACATCATAACCACACTATccatttaccttactctcaaaTCGCCACTAGTATCAAAGTCtccttaacaaacacattatcgcctctaaaattttcaaactaCGACGCTCTTTCTTTCCATTTAAGCATTCCATGACCGATATGTTTCACACCTAATACTGATAGAACTACTTTCAAATCTAATAATACTTTTCCATCGAGGTACAACAATTGAAGCACATCCAACGTCACTCTACGCAATCTTTCACATACCAAATTTCAACTAATATTCAAAACCATCATATACCTCATGCCAAAACTTAGAGAAATTCTTAGTCACTCTAATAATTCGGTATACTATAAGCTCATAACCTCTACTCACTATCAAATGCCTATGTAGTACATCATAACTGTTTGTATCGTCCCATCAATAAAGTAGTTTCAATCCCCTCAAATCCTCATTAATCATATAAAATTGTAGGTCCACGCCATTGATCATCAATAAGTTACCTATCATAGTTTGAACAATCTAGCTTGACATAGCCACATGGAATCTTCCATACATCATTGCTTGTCAACCAAACAAAACTCAATCTTTAGAAAGTTGATGATAATTTCTAGTAAGCCTGTACTGAACTAGTTCACATCTCACAGTCATATCTAAACTCATAggcaaaaattaataaatcttTCAACTACAAACCAAGGGTTTATACAAGAGGTCTTATTCCTTCACTTTTCTTAAATCTTTCCCATGACATAATATTCTAAATATCTTGAACTCTTCAATACACCAGACTCTTGTTCCTTTTGTTGTCTCACTCACCAATCTTCCATACATCATTGCTTGTCAACCAAACAAAACTCAATCTTTAGAAAGTTGATGATAATTTCTAGTAAGCCTGTACTGAACTAGTTCACATCTCACAGTCATATCTAAACTCATAggcaaaaattaataaatcttTCAACTACAAACCAAGGGTTTATACAAGAGGTCTTATTCCTTCACTTTTCTTAAATCtttcccatgacatttttacaTTATCCTctaaataaaatctttaaatgAAATCCTTCCTTAGGTTCAttgaaaaacccaaaataaCACATTTTATGACTCAAATCATGTACAAGTCCTTCCAAATGTTCAATATTCAATGTGATcgatcatttcttaccttaccaatccataccttgacaaaacacACTACCACAAACCTAAACTCACAATGAAAACCTTAAATTTTGAATCCAAATGTGTAACCCAATCCctttatctatcaacattaacTCATACCTTGAAGATTCTTATGAATTCACATGTCTtagcttatcattgatcgcctCTCTATCGACCTTATCAtatcttttcataaaaattcaatcgtactcattaccaaactcaaaaccacaaaaaaaaaaacttataatcaCACTCGAGTTGAACATCTATACACTCTTTCCTCAACTTTTatccaatagtttttaaccaataTGATGAACCCGTAAAACTATCACAATAATCTAGGCAAAACAGATGAAACCACATGTCTCTGAATTCAATTATCCACTCTTTCTGAAAATACATCTCTGGCCCTTACAATCTGAGTAAATATCCTTGTTCTCGCCTCTTTTCGAAGGCTAAACTACATCCTactaattcattttatttgtgaCTCTAGTTCATTCCAATTCTATTCGAGTGATGTCTCAGCACCTCCTATAACTTTCCATGCAACCAGGCTACTCATTAAATAATAGCAAACCATAATATTAGATACTCGAAAGTCGTCATTACCATACAAAATCCATTTAACCAACaatctttatcatattgttgcATCCTAATCACTAGccatcacgaactcttattaccattatgctcGGTTAGCCCTTTCATCATCACGAAGTTAACCTTGTCATCGACATGACACCTCAAACCCAGCTATACGAATTCAAAATCCAAAGGACCAACCAAATTTATACgcattttcttactaaaatccTCAATTACCTTCACACAAGAATACTCgttgaaaattttctttatccataagttTGTCATTCTGGTATCTATCAATTCCCTTGGACCCTAAGATGAAATCACCGGTCCTCATTTAGAACCCTCGAGATACACTTTTCAACTTAACGCATTAATACCGTACCAacgatccaccactaaaatcTTTCTTATACACATGCTTAACCCCAATCATCTGCAGTAACAACctagttggtttctcaaatGTGAATGCAACATCGAATCTCATTATATGAGTATGTGATACAACTAATAACTCTTTAAGTAGTTAGTATTCACACTTGACAAACAACGTATTCGTTTTCATGTACCACTAGTACCACATCGTGAAAGTCCATTAGATCCATCACTAGAACACATCATACTTACTGAGAAGATCATATCCAAATAGGTCATACATTTCTACCCATCGAATAGCTGTAAAATATCTCCAAATCAGTTTTGTACCTAGCCCAAGTTATATGTATTCTTTCGTAGGTCATGTCAATATCAAAAGTAACACACTTCATAACTCTAAACAAGTAAGAATCGGTACCATTATAGTAGTCGTATCATGACCCTCTTTGATATACAATTAATATGTGAAGTCATAGTAGAGGTTCTGACCTCAACTAACGcaacatcatttttttattatttgttaagcAACCCATACATGTTATCACAACTTTACTAATCATATTTTGCAAAGTTACAAAGTTCATTATCTTGCCATTCTTTTAATCATTCCACTTTCAATTGTCAAACCACTCCAGATATTGCTTATACCACACAAGTGCTGATCCCACTACTAGATGACTagccaaaataaatataaaaatataagacgCTCATGAAGTCCCTTAAACCATTGTTCAACTTAATCATCCAAATATCTTGAAAATGCTTCATCAAGTCATCACctaactcaatttttttcaaataattgaaCATTCCAAATCTCACAAAACATATTTCCCATAGTTTAAGTGAGAGAGAACAGAATGGAGTGATAAAAATTAGAATGGACAAATGATGCACGATAGAGATTCAAGAAGTGAAGATATTTCCTAAAAGTCAacatagcctctcgaagataagtacagacgtctccgtaccgatcttcgagactctacttagactgGACTTGtatacacgtgagacctatgaacctggggctctgataccattttgtcacgacccaaaaatggacgtgatggcactcgtcttaacccaccaagacaagtcagcctaaaactcaaccattacaataaaatgcgaaaatttttataataaattcaaatatatccccaaaatctggttgtcgcgtgtacaagcctctaaagtattacaattgaatcaaaaggaaaatacaagtctcatatgatattgtttctagagtagaacaaaatcataaacatgagtaagaaggatcgctgagaagacaaacaactacctcacaaatctcccagaagcctcggaaaagaagagaataacaagtaccacaaaaatccaggctcgtaacctacaaaaatttgtagaagcaaggggtgagtaccaaaccacacggtactcagcaagtaaacctctaaacacgagctaaggggatagaatacaagtactccttacaccccaaccgaaccttcacaactacaatctgtataaaaccagtccaacctaacagttcacaatttacaaNNNNNNNNNNNNNNNNNNNNNNNNNNNNNNNNNNNNNNNNNNNNNNNNNNNNNNNNNNNNNNNNNNNNNNNNNNNNNNNNNNNNNNNNNNNNNNNNNNNNNNNNNNNNNNNNNNNNNNNNNNNNNNNNNNNNNNNNNNNNNNNNNNNNNNNNNNNNNNNNNNNNNNNNNNNNNNNNNNNNNNNNNNNNNNNNNNNNNNNNNNNNNNNNNNNNNNNNNNNNNNNNNNNNNNNNNNNNNNNNNNNNNNNNNNNNNNNNNNNNNNNNNNNNNNNNNNNNNNNNNNNNNNNNNNNNNNNNNNNNNNNNNNNNNNNNNNNNNNNNNNNNNNNNNNNNNNNNNNNNNNNNNNNNNNNNNNNNNNNNNNNNNNNNNNNNNNNNNNNNNNNNNNNNNNNNNNNNNNNNNNNNNNNNNNNNNNNNNNNNNNNNNNNNNNNNNNNNNNNNNNNNNNNNNNNNNNNNNNNNNNNNNNNNNNNNNNNNNNNNNNNNNNNNNNNNNNNNNNNNNNNNNNNNNNNNNNNNNNNNNNNNNNNNNNNNNNNNNNNNNNNNNNNNNNNNNNNNNNNNNNNNNNNNNNNNNNNNNNNNNNNNNNNNNNNNNNNNNNNNNNNNNNNNNNNNNNNNNNNNNNNNNNNNNNNNNNNNNNNNNNNNNNNNNNNNNNNNNNNNNNNNNNNNNNNNNNNNNNNNNNNNNNNNNNNNNNNNNNNNNNNNNNNNNNNNNNNNNNNNNNNNNNNNNNNNNNNNNNNNNNNNNNNNNNNNNNNNNNNNNNNNNNNNNNNNNNNNNNNNNNNNNNNNNNNNNNNNNNNNNNNNNNNNNNNNNNNNNNNNNNNNNNNNNNNNNNNNNNNNNNNNNNNNNNNNNNNNNNNNNNNNNNNNNNNNNNNNNNNNNNNNNNNNNNNNNNNNNNNNNNNNNNNNNNNNNNNNNNNNNNNNNNNNNNNNNNNNNNNNNNNNNNNNNNNNNNNNNNNNNNNNNNNNNNNNNNNNNNNNNNNNNNNNNNNNNNNNNNNNNNNNNNNNNNNNNNNNNNNNNNNNNNNNNNNNNNNNNNNNNNNNNNNNNNNNNNNNNNNNNNNNNNNNNNNNNNNNNNNNNNNNNNNNNNNNNNNNNNNNNNNNNNNNNNNNNNNNNNNNNNNNNNNNNNNNNNNNNNNNNNNNNNNNNNNNNNNNNNNNNNNNNNNNNNNNNNNNNNNNNNNNNNNNNNNNNNNNNNNNNNNNNNNNNNNNNNNNNNNNNNNNNNNNNNNNNNNNNNNNNNNNNNNNNNNNNNNNNNNNNNNNNNNNNNNNNNNNNNNNNNNNNNNNNNNNNNNNNNNNNNNNNNNNNNNNNNNNNNNNNNNNNNNNNNNNNNNNNNNNNNNNNNNNNNNNNNNNNNNNNNNNNNNNNNNNNNNNNNNNNNNNNNNNNNNNNNNNNNNNNNNNNNNNNNNNNNNNNNNNNNNNNNNNNNNNNNNNNNNNNNNNNNNNNNNNNNNNNNNNNNNNNNNNNNNNNNNNNNNNNNNNNNNNNNNNNNNNNNNNNNNNNNNNNNNNNNNNNNNNNNNNNNNNNNNNNNNNNNNNNNNNNNNNNNNNNNNNNNNNNNNNNNNNNNNNNNNNNNNNNNNNNNNNNNNNNNNNNNNNNNNNNNNNNNNNNNNNNNNNNNNNNNNNNNNNNNNNNNNNNNNNNNNNNNNNNNNNNNNNNNNNNNNNNNNNNNNNNNNNNNNNNNNNNNNNNNNNNNNNNNNNNNNNNNNNNNNNNNNNNNNNNNNNNNNNNNNNNNNNNNNNNNNNNNNNNNNNNNNNNNNNNNNNNNNNNNNNNNNNNNNNNNNN is a window from the Solanum stenotomum isolate F172 unplaced genomic scaffold, ASM1918654v1 scaffold1023, whole genome shotgun sequence genome containing:
- the LOC125849730 gene encoding uncharacterized protein LOC125849730, whose protein sequence is MLLQITFQDKATQTDLDQENTLEKIFNAMTLLCTKVDSLDKEIQQMKGQQHDNKHAELSRSKDLKTPELEGDDGKHRKTQTNNLLHAATGSTSSTKEEKRYVNTNMNKIFEKPFVSRNQNPLFVPPQVNTYKDSLGQDKKIYNHITRAYIENIHKIQTFLDKNPRSKTTQNPHEDYITQTLQGYNKLIVLPKTNANLVVTCYNYGLLNTVYTQTGDEIATIPELHKAFMHYKRITKGTLFYIRFYPAPAEILYDEIKPIIQVIKIGLTREMIIPEKIEEQDEIQKMEIPAFYAGKRIIGIATILNELTSNYLNENSIWSYYSREQTMIYSNCREIRAADMEELRQWALSLLKPEQQPTTRAI